The proteins below are encoded in one region of Effusibacillus dendaii:
- a CDS encoding peroxiredoxin, with product MSNENVQVLPSLPRIGDPAPQFEAVTTQGTIKLEDYKGSWLILFSHPADFTPVCTTEFVAFQEIYPQLRELNCELLGISVDSVSSHIAWVRNIEQTQGTKIEFPVIADLNKNVAMKYGMIHPGESSTETNRAVFVIDESQIIRAIIYYPLSTGRNMEEILRLVKALQTTANHKVSTPANWVPGDKVLVPPPASQQLAEERVNDESLEVIDWYLAKKDLKI from the coding sequence TTGTCAAACGAAAACGTCCAAGTTTTACCCAGCTTGCCGCGAATTGGAGATCCAGCTCCTCAATTTGAGGCTGTTACAACACAAGGAACGATCAAATTGGAGGATTATAAGGGTTCCTGGTTAATCCTGTTCTCTCATCCGGCAGATTTTACACCGGTGTGTACGACCGAATTTGTAGCTTTCCAAGAAATATATCCCCAACTGCGAGAATTGAACTGTGAGCTGTTGGGAATCAGTGTGGACAGTGTTTCTTCACATATTGCCTGGGTCCGCAATATTGAGCAAACGCAAGGAACCAAAATTGAATTCCCTGTTATTGCCGACTTGAACAAAAATGTTGCGATGAAATACGGCATGATCCATCCGGGAGAAAGTTCAACCGAGACAAACAGAGCCGTCTTTGTGATTGATGAAAGTCAAATCATTCGTGCCATCATCTACTACCCATTGTCAACAGGTCGAAACATGGAGGAAATCCTCAGATTGGTGAAAGCACTGCAAACAACCGCCAATCATAAAGTCTCCACTCCCGCGAATTGGGTGCCCGGAGATAAAGTTCTCGTTCCGCCGCCCGCTTCGCAACAATTGGCGGAAGAACGGGTGAACGATGAAAGTCTGGAAGTGATTGATTGGTATTTGGCGAAAAAAGATTTGAAAATCTAG
- a CDS encoding helix-turn-helix domain-containing protein — protein MACGKSESSLTQSEINAYLSVIQEKPATSAEISTKMKLPLFKVRSNLRELIELGYLRVKEDQYAIIRLE, from the coding sequence ATGGCCTGCGGAAAATCGGAAAGTTCACTGACACAATCTGAAATAAACGCTTATTTAAGCGTAATCCAAGAGAAACCAGCAACAAGTGCAGAAATCTCGACAAAAATGAAATTGCCATTATTCAAGGTCAGAAGCAATTTACGGGAACTGATTGAACTTGGATACTTGCGAGTCAAGGAAGACCAATATGCGATCATACGGCTGGAATAA